tacttaaaagtaccaaaagtaaaaatgttccAGTCTGTGCTTACTACTAGATATGTTTCTGGATTACAATCACTGCCTCATTAATATGTATGTTGCAATTTACTGCTTTagagtttttttattcctttttctaCTGTTGGCAAGTTTTATCTACagtaatgcatcatattctctTGTGTTTGTGGCGTCCCTGTCCTGTGAGATCCACATATCtctgaaaagagaaacagcCCTGTTTGTttcgatgcattttccagctgatccaataGGCTTTTCTAAGAATTTATTTTGCTTAAGTAGTAGGAGAATTTTCTCAAAACTtaaaaggaacacttcatcctccAGTTTTTATCAGAAACAATCAAGATATGTGGTTTTCACTGTTCAGGAAGGATATGGATATATATCCGAAAAAGCAACTAAAGCTTTCAGATAAATGAggtgcagtaaaaagtataatattcgTCTCTGAGACGCTGTGGAGTAAAGcctaaaatggaaatactcaaggaAAGTACCTCAATTTGgtttcacacattcatgttcctcTCAGGATGAGTTGAAACTGCGGTGATGCTACAACTTTTTATTTAGTCCGttatcaggtcaaaatttgtATTCGTCTAATACTACACCAACTACCTGCAGAGCTAAATAAATGCCtataacacgctaaactaagtggagaacattaaaaacatgtaaCACTGCTACACATCATCATGTCAGCATTGTTCTTTTAAGTATGTTAGCATGATGACAATAGCGTTTAGCTTAAACCAGCACTGTGCTACATGCTATCTACAGTTTATGACATAaccacacagagctgctggtgtgGCTGCTGAATTTTggttcaaaaatatataatcaagcTGCGACCATCAACAATTTTCCAAAAATCTTTGTCTCTTTGCCTTCAGGCACAGGAACAAAATTGCCACCCAGACCCACTTGCATTACTGGACCCGGAGAAATACACTCTGCTGTATGCCAGGGAGGACGACTGGTACGAGGCCTACGACGACTGTCAGGTCATCAGGACGTTGGACATCCCTTGGTCATGTGACGACGCTGGCCGTCTGTCGGCTCACATAGTGGTAAAACCGCTGATGGCAGTCGATtcggaagagaaaaagaagcaaCAGCAGCATCTGGCTTACCTGATCGGACACGACCTGGAGAGAGAAGCCTCTGACAGACTCGGCGAGCTCATGTTCACCCGCCGGAAACTGGCATCTCCGAGAAGACAAGAGCTAAAGGATCGGGATGACAAGTTATATGCCACAGAACCTTGGATAACGAGTGCCCCCATTCCAAATGACCTTGAGGACCAGCTGAACAGAAAGCTCCCCGTCACCCTCCATTACATGAGCAAGATCAGCTTCAGCATACAGGTGGACTTTAGTGCGACACCAAGTGTTCTTCTCACATTTTTTAGAAGGGTGGCGGCAGACCAGGGGCTTGATTATGACACTTCGGATAGTTTGGTGTTGAAAGTCTCGGGGAGGGAGGAGTTTTTATCTGGAGACCACCCCTTGAGCAGTTTCCTCTGGGTTCGACAGTGCTTGAAAACAAACCAAGACTTCCACCTCTCCGTGGTCCCTGTGTCGCAGCTCGTCGACGAGACTGTCAAGTTCGTGGACTGGCCTCTCGTTGACAGTTCCAGTGGCCAGTTCAGCTCCCATGACGATCTTCGCCTCGAAGGGAAGGATTTGGACGACATCTTCATGATATCCTTGTGGGACTGCAACAGGAGGCTCCGAGTGAAATTGCTTGGCTTCGACATCCCAAACCTTCCGAGCAAATGCCCTCAGTCAGTTTACGTAAAAGCCTCCATACTCTACGGAAACAAGGTTCTCTCTTCGGTGTCCTCCCTCCCAAAGACCTTTGCAGAAGAAGTGCTGTGGAATGAGTGGCTTGACTTTGACGTTCTCCTCAGCGATCTGCCACGTGGAGCCAAGCTGGGTTTCACTATTAATGCTAGTGGTGGTGAAATCCCCCCAGTAACCAAAGACCCCAAATCTTCAGTAACCAGAGACTCAAAGCCGCAACCATCTTCAGTCATTAAAGCACCCAACCTGCagaaagggaaaggaaaggTGCTCTACTTTGTCAATCTTCTCCTCATTGACCACAGGTTGGGTTTTTAACATAATTCTTACATAAAATTCCTCTGCTTATCAAAAAGCGCCTTGGTTGGAATTTCCTACTGAATTTTTTACGTCCGATTTTATGGAAACTATGCTTTTAGCAGAAATTTTGAAGATACAGTTGGTGCTCGTATcaattttatttacattaatattaatattaatattaaagcaGAAAGGGAACAATTTAGGAACATCCATTTAATCATTGTAATGGCAATGATGCAGAAATAATCATTTCTGCCAGGAGAGTCATGAATATAGTGAGTCTATAAGTGAGTCTCAGTATTGTTCACTTGTTTGTCCCTGCAGGTCCCTCCTAAGCCAGGGCCCCTACACCATGCACATGTGGTCATACCCAGACGTGGATGAAGAGGCCATCACCTACCAGGCGGACAAGCTGTCATCTGCCACCAACCCAGACATAGCAGACTCCATGGCTATCAGCTTCCTTCTGGACCGCTACAGCTTCCCTGTGGTTCTACCAAATAGCTTCAGCGCCTCTGAATGCTCCGGCATTCCGTCCTCCAGCCTCCCCCAAACCAAATCCGCCGCCTCCTCTAATGcagcctccccctcctcacccccttCCACCTTACCCAACACAGATTCTCCCTCTCTGCATGTGAAAGATGGCCAGGACTCATCGACAGACAATGTGACTCTCAGAAACCCATCCTCGGTCACCAACACAAACCAGGCTTGCCTCAAAAGGTTCCGGGAGGAGAGCATCCGCTACGCCTCAAATCTACCCCATTATCTGCGAAATGTTGATTGGATGAACCGCAGAGTGGTGGAGGATGTCCACTGGCTACTGGGAAACTGGGATCCTGGAGAGCTGGATGTGACGGTGGCCCTGGAGCTGCTAAGCATGGACTTTGCTGACGGGACGGTCAGGAGACTGGCAGTCCAGAGATTGGAGAGCCTGTCAAACGatgatgtattgatgtatttgtTGCAGCTGGTGCAGGTATGTGTTTGTAGAATATGGCgaaagtgtgtgttgttgaacTGAAAAAGAATCCAGCCACATACAAAGCGTGTGTGTAGAGGAACTGggacaataacaaaatatttgacCATACTTTGCTATTGGAAGCCCCTAGCAATATTATCCACTCCAATGCAAAAAAATTGTAATCTAAGTGCAAAAAGGGAAAATCCTAAAcctattataaatataatataaatttatAATCCTAAACCTATTATTCCTAAACTAAACAATTGGTTCCAGACCCCCTGGGGCCCCTAAAAGCTCCAGATCCACTGCTTCATATTGTGTTAAAGACTGAGGCTAATGGCCCTTTCAGACATAATGTGGTCTGGGCTTTATTCTTATTGTTCATATTGtgtttaaagaatatatttgacatttgcatttaataaaatatatattttatacttaaTACCACCACtacaaaataacatgaaaacCTGTTGCCTGGTGGTATTCCAGGAAAGGAATGCTGTGTCTCATATATGTGCTCTGCTCTCCATGGCACACTAAACCACAGTCAGAAAATGGTATGACGGAGGTGGTCGAGTTGCACTGCATTATATTGCAGATGTTGATGTTCCAGTTTGGAAACATTCAGTATGACGCAAAACCTTTTAGCCTAGCCattaaccttttttaaaaaaatttctctttcctgtttactCATACAGACCCTAAAAGTGGAACCTTACCATGACAGTTTCCTTGCTCGGTACCTCATCCAAAGAGCTCTGCGGGTGAGTCAAGCAGCATCTTAATATTTGTAAGCAACACAACACATGCCTATATTATATTtggattaataaagaaaaatgttagtggtacatctttctttttgcgtttttgctgctgctacaaagaggcttgtttattcaaagtgttttaatattgAACAGGTATGCTacctcaaatttaaaaaaagcactcAATGGGGTTCCCAACAGCACTCCCGCCAGTTCGGATCGGAGGAGTTCTTAATATATacaaaggacagacaga
The sequence above is a segment of the Anoplopoma fimbria isolate UVic2021 breed Golden Eagle Sablefish chromosome 12, Afim_UVic_2022, whole genome shotgun sequence genome. Coding sequences within it:
- the si:rp71-17i16.5 gene encoding phosphatidylinositol 4,5-bisphosphate 3-kinase catalytic subunit gamma isoform — translated: MDASLLLNPAVSPHAVDSLSALPTQGGSENNLKFICEFKHGPCPTQASGDEDYNVNMACESVSVILPAQCSVHQLRLRICIQAQEQNCHPDPLALLDPEKYTLLYAREDDWYEAYDDCQVIRTLDIPWSCDDAGRLSAHIVVKPLMAVDSEEKKKQQQHLAYLIGHDLEREASDRLGELMFTRRKLASPRRQELKDRDDKLYATEPWITSAPIPNDLEDQLNRKLPVTLHYMSKISFSIQVDFSATPSVLLTFFRRVAADQGLDYDTSDSLVLKVSGREEFLSGDHPLSSFLWVRQCLKTNQDFHLSVVPVSQLVDETVKFVDWPLVDSSSGQFSSHDDLRLEGKDLDDIFMISLWDCNRRLRVKLLGFDIPNLPSKCPQSVYVKASILYGNKVLSSVSSLPKTFAEEVLWNEWLDFDVLLSDLPRGAKLGFTINASGGEIPPVTKDPKSSVTRDSKPQPSSVIKAPNLQKGKGKVLYFVNLLLIDHRSLLSQGPYTMHMWSYPDVDEEAITYQADKLSSATNPDIADSMAISFLLDRYSFPVVLPNSFSASECSGIPSSSLPQTKSAASSNAASPSSPPSTLPNTDSPSLHVKDGQDSSTDNVTLRNPSSVTNTNQACLKRFREESIRYASNLPHYLRNVDWMNRRVVEDVHWLLGNWDPGELDVTVALELLSMDFADGTVRRLAVQRLESLSNDDVLMYLLQLVQTLKVEPYHDSFLARYLIQRALRSKRIGYFFFWYVRSEVAGCLYFRQRMAVILEAYLLGCGQAMLDNFAQQVQAVEALQEVALTIKKLCDKSDLPPTASLKLQELLKNSNLPDEFLVPFDPRIKAGRILLDKCKVMASKKKPLWLEFTPMPSPTSATPVGIIFKEGDDLRQDMLVIQTLVVMDSIWQEKSQDLNLVPYGCISTGHNIGMIEIVRNAATIAAVQWSQGGTSAAFRNDALFDWLKSKGPLQEIHYKTVERFVKSCAGYCVATYVLGIGDRHNDNIMITDQGNLFHIDFGHILGNRKHFLGVSRERVPFVLTPDFLYVMGRGKGRNSLYFQRFRDTCIQAYLSLRSHSRLLVTLFSLMLLTGIPELSAAEDMRYLREALQEEQGEAEAKEHFLQQITLCEQQGWTVQANWWIHMVAGIK